One Candidatus Latescibacterota bacterium genomic window, ATCACCCGGACTTGCTATCGACTATTTGACCGAGTATTCCTGCAGAACGGCAGATGCGACAGTAGCGAGATGGCGCAGGCTCGGGGAAGATCTTCTGGTAAAATACATGGATGGAAATCTCAAAGACGAACTGGGTAATGTGAAGCATCCGGGATATCCGGAAAGCTGGTACAGGAAGGTTGTCGAAGAGACTGGTGATCATCTTCTTCTCAAGGAACTGGAGAAGGACGAAGAATAAAATACAGGGAGGGGCGGGTCATGAATCATGGCTCGCCCCTAAATCTGTTCTCGCGCCACCGCTATACGTCGGGTGATTATGGTTTCACTATATAGAATCTCGTTGTGACGACATTCTTCGTTCTATATTTTATTTTCTTCGATCTTAATAAGTCATCTACTCGTCGGTAATCGAATCCGAAGTGTGTGCCCCATCCGAACCTTTGATCTCTGAACTTGCTGATATCTTTGTAAGATATCAATGCAAGTAAATACTTATTGTAGAGGTTCGCACCATTCCCCGAAAGTTCATCCAGTTTATAATTGTATACTATAGTCTTGGCAAGAAACTTCACCAGACCAACCGGACCGATCTCGATTGGTGCAGTAAGTAAAAGAGTCCCACCACTTTTTGTCATTTTTATCAAATTACTTAAAGCTGAATCAGGGTTCCCGACATGTTCAATCGTTTCGAAGCATGTAACGAAATCATGCTGTCCCACATCAGCTGGATTATTTAACTCCATAAACTCAAACTT contains:
- a CDS encoding class I SAM-dependent methyltransferase, translated to MKKDHSHIYKDKSLKNWPHRQRLKEIKSVIEKEGSRSHGTLTYADVGCGTGFLTKVVANQLKPEEVYGFDHSEHLEVARKKNPSFKFEFMELNNPADVGQHDFVTCFETIEHVGNPDSALSNLIKMTKSGGTLLLTAPIEIGPVGLVKFLAKTIVYNYKLDELSGNGANLYNKYLLALISYKDISKFRDQRFGWGTHFGFDYRRVDDLLRSKKIKYRTKNVVTTRFYIVKP